From the genome of Streptomyces sp. NBC_01116, one region includes:
- a CDS encoding GNAT family N-acetyltransferase yields the protein MRTDEVRDLYDRTMREHARPEGPGVEVERAGPVVRQVGGPDDWNGIVWSAPELDAAGADAAIMAQIGHYTALGHGEFEWKLYSHDRPADLGDRLRAAGFVPDPPESLLVAPVEAPASPPGAGLPGGVTLCPVTDAAGAELMALAHERAFGTDAGRLRRQVLTRLERAPDDFVALVAMAGGEPVGSARMELYPGTGFAGLWGGGTVSEWRGRGLYRALVAHRAAVAAERGYRYLQVDATDMSAPILGRLGFTALGTTTPYVYRPAR from the coding sequence ATGCGAACCGACGAAGTACGCGACCTGTACGACCGCACGATGCGCGAGCACGCCCGCCCCGAGGGCCCCGGGGTCGAGGTCGAGCGGGCCGGGCCCGTGGTGCGCCAGGTCGGCGGCCCCGACGACTGGAACGGGATCGTCTGGTCGGCCCCGGAGCTGGACGCCGCGGGGGCCGACGCGGCGATCATGGCCCAGATCGGGCACTACACCGCGCTCGGCCACGGGGAGTTCGAGTGGAAGCTCTACTCCCATGACCGGCCGGCCGACCTGGGCGACCGGCTGCGCGCGGCCGGTTTCGTACCGGATCCGCCGGAGAGCCTGCTGGTCGCCCCGGTCGAGGCGCCGGCCTCCCCGCCCGGGGCCGGGCTGCCCGGCGGCGTCACCCTGTGCCCGGTGACCGACGCGGCCGGGGCGGAGCTGATGGCCCTGGCCCACGAGCGGGCGTTCGGCACGGACGCGGGCCGGCTGCGCCGCCAGGTGCTGACGCGGCTGGAGCGGGCTCCGGACGACTTCGTGGCCCTGGTGGCGATGGCCGGCGGGGAGCCGGTCGGCTCGGCCCGCATGGAGCTCTACCCCGGCACGGGCTTCGCCGGGCTCTGGGGCGGCGGAACGGTCTCCGAGTGGCGCGGCAGGGGCCTGTACCGGGCCCTGGTCGCCCACCGGGCCGCCGTGGCGGCCGAGCGCGGCTACCGCTACCTCCAGGTCGACGCGACCGACATGTCGGCGCCGATCCTGGGCCGGCTCGGCTTCACGGCCCTCGGCACGACGACGCCGTATGTGTACCGCCCGGCCCGATAG